One genomic segment of Polyodon spathula isolate WHYD16114869_AA chromosome 17, ASM1765450v1, whole genome shotgun sequence includes these proteins:
- the LOC121330208 gene encoding glutathione peroxidase 2-like, with the protein MAYIAKTFYDLHATKLDGDSVDFNIFRGRVVLIENVASLUGTTTRDYTQLNELQSKYPHRLTVLGFPCNQFGYQENCQNEEILNSLQYVRPGGGFQPNFTMFQKCVVNGKDTHPVFAYLKDKLPYPDDDPTSYIQDPRFIIWSPVNRSDIAWNFEKFLIGPEGEPFKRYSKKFKTIDIEPDIQRLLKLTK; encoded by the exons ATGGCCTACATCGCAAAGACCTTCTATGACCTGCATGCTACCAAGCTGGATGGGGACAGCGTGGATTTCAACATCTTTCGGGGGAGAGTTGTCCTCATTGAGAACGTGGCTTCTCTCTGAGGGACAACCACGAGGGACTACACCCAACTAAATGAGCTGCAGAGCAAGTATCCTCATCGGCTCACTGTGCTGGGGTTCCCCTGTAACCAGTTTGGATACCAG GAAAACTGTCAGAATGAAGAAATCCTGAATTCACTGCAGTATGTGCGCCCGGGGGGGGGTTTCCAACCCAATTTTACCATGTTTCAGAAATGTGTGGTAAACGGAAAGGATACTCACCCGGTCTTTGCTTACCTGAAAGACAAGCTGCCTTACCCAGATGACGACCCCACCTCCTACATCCAAGACCCCAGGTTCATTATCTGGAGCCCCGTGAACAGATCCGACATCGCCTGGAATTTCGAGAAGTTTCTGATTGGTCCTGAGGGAGAGCCATTCAAACGCTACagtaaaaagtttaaaacaattgACATAGAACCGGACATCCAGAGACTCCTAAAACTAACCAAATAG